The following coding sequences are from one Rhodobiaceae bacterium window:
- the plsB gene encoding glycerol-3-phosphate acyltransferase: MSENVVVQMPERETETVFLVEAGSSFELNCIRKWIEEHPRHSESDAKLVVIGDARDGGHKELKTLMDGGDISGDPWLQPLRVIWKPSEDVRHGKSFVNTWLATVFEKPGRIRQKLMGGSAPDRLRVAEGQGAFLSTVRERFDETWGSEGVRTTRLPEFVVRQAVIALDRAERSIRGARYKVARLLMGDVVSSPSFQRDLGALAGTLGRSLSEVETETKTYLDEMSARQTPVSLDIAMGLYRRACRSHHDGNIDYVPEELEQLRQWMEEGPVVLLVTHKSMLDTMAVSTVLFEHNIPVPLTFGGINLNTFGIGRLAANSGVIFLRRAFQDNDIYKATFRRYVDYLVEKRFSLMWALEGTRSRTGKLLPPRYGLMNYVVESIVRTKTHGLRFVPVSVTYDQITEVDDYVIEQKGQDKKPEGASWFLKFITGKGSDHKIYVRFGEPVTALDVLPGESLNEDLPDTDKKKLVEQIAIRAAVRLNDASPINLTSLLTLILLANGPRARTLEGLTRTVCSWMDLVDSRNIPVVGGNDKLRTPNQIEATLTSLEENGVVTRHDSGLGAVFHIAAGQYHKAAYYRNTAIHFFVTDAIIELALLHAAEQKDTEMAFWREALALRDLLKFEFYFATREDFLKEVREKMAERDPDWQARLQEGEASARTLLEAREPVVSQGVLRSFIDAYQVLADALVQRGGQPIENKKEFLQLCMTYGAQAHLLQRVFSEESLSKTLYETAYKLADHRGLIAENGETLTGDRKIFADQVRSVSRRLEILLGLSISRQTD; the protein is encoded by the coding sequence GTGTCGGAAAACGTCGTAGTGCAGATGCCGGAAAGGGAAACGGAAACCGTTTTCCTTGTGGAGGCCGGCAGCTCGTTTGAGCTCAATTGCATTCGTAAATGGATTGAAGAACATCCGCGCCATTCTGAAAGCGATGCCAAGCTCGTTGTGATCGGCGATGCGCGCGATGGTGGCCACAAAGAACTGAAAACACTGATGGATGGGGGCGACATTTCAGGCGACCCCTGGCTGCAGCCACTGCGGGTCATCTGGAAACCCAGTGAGGATGTGCGCCACGGCAAATCATTTGTGAATACGTGGCTGGCGACTGTTTTTGAAAAGCCTGGTCGCATCAGACAAAAGCTGATGGGTGGCTCCGCGCCGGACAGATTGCGGGTGGCGGAAGGACAAGGTGCATTCTTAAGCACGGTTCGAGAACGCTTTGACGAGACCTGGGGATCTGAAGGGGTGCGCACGACCCGGTTGCCGGAATTCGTTGTGCGTCAGGCTGTGATTGCCCTTGATCGAGCGGAACGCAGCATTCGCGGTGCGCGCTACAAGGTTGCGCGACTTCTCATGGGAGATGTCGTCTCCAGCCCGTCTTTTCAGCGGGACTTAGGCGCGCTTGCAGGCACGTTGGGTCGATCTCTCTCCGAAGTTGAGACAGAGACAAAAACCTATCTGGATGAAATGAGTGCGCGCCAGACCCCGGTGTCCCTCGACATTGCCATGGGGCTCTATCGTCGGGCCTGTCGCAGTCATCACGATGGCAACATAGACTATGTTCCAGAAGAGCTTGAGCAGCTCCGTCAATGGATGGAAGAGGGGCCAGTGGTTCTGCTGGTCACACATAAATCCATGCTGGACACCATGGCGGTCTCGACCGTGCTCTTTGAGCACAACATTCCTGTGCCGTTGACGTTTGGGGGTATCAACCTCAACACGTTTGGTATTGGTCGCTTGGCAGCCAATTCAGGCGTCATATTCCTTCGCCGCGCGTTTCAGGACAATGACATCTACAAGGCGACCTTCCGCCGGTATGTGGATTATCTGGTTGAAAAACGCTTTTCGCTCATGTGGGCGCTGGAAGGCACGCGGTCGCGGACTGGCAAGCTTCTGCCGCCGCGCTACGGCCTCATGAACTATGTGGTTGAGTCCATTGTTCGAACCAAAACCCATGGGCTGCGTTTTGTGCCTGTCTCTGTGACCTATGATCAGATCACCGAGGTCGATGACTATGTCATTGAGCAAAAAGGGCAGGACAAGAAACCCGAAGGCGCCAGCTGGTTCCTGAAGTTCATCACCGGCAAAGGATCAGATCACAAAATCTACGTCCGCTTCGGAGAGCCGGTCACTGCACTGGATGTCTTGCCTGGCGAAAGCCTCAACGAGGATCTGCCGGATACGGACAAGAAAAAGCTGGTTGAGCAAATTGCGATCCGCGCCGCCGTTCGGCTGAATGACGCGTCGCCGATCAACCTGACCTCGCTTCTGACCTTGATCTTGCTAGCCAACGGCCCTCGGGCAAGAACGCTGGAAGGTCTGACCCGCACCGTCTGCTCCTGGATGGATTTGGTGGACAGTCGGAACATTCCGGTTGTTGGCGGCAATGACAAGCTGCGCACCCCAAACCAGATTGAAGCGACCCTGACTTCCTTGGAAGAAAATGGGGTCGTGACCCGTCATGACTCCGGGCTCGGGGCCGTGTTCCACATTGCAGCTGGCCAGTATCACAAGGCGGCCTACTACCGAAACACCGCGATCCATTTCTTTGTCACTGACGCCATTATTGAGCTGGCACTGCTCCATGCAGCAGAACAAAAAGACACGGAGATGGCGTTCTGGCGCGAAGCTTTAGCGCTCCGCGATCTTTTGAAGTTTGAGTTCTATTTTGCCACCCGCGAAGACTTCCTGAAGGAAGTGCGCGAGAAAATGGCAGAACGGGACCCGGATTGGCAGGCCCGTCTCCAGGAAGGTGAGGCATCAGCCCGCACCCTTCTGGAAGCCCGCGAGCCTGTTGTGTCGCAAGGCGTCCTTCGCTCCTTCATTGATGCCTATCAGGTGTTGGCCGATGCGCTGGTGCAACGGGGCGGTCAACCTATTGAAAATAAAAAGGAATTCCTGCAACTCTGCATGACCTATGGCGCCCAGGCCCATTTGCTGCAGCGGGTATTTTCAGAAGAGTCCCTTTCAAAGACCCTTTACGAAACTGCATATAAACTAGCAGATCATAGAGGTCTCATTGCTGAGAATGGCGAGACGTTGACGGGAGACCGCAAGATCTTTGCCGACCAGGTGCGCTCTGTGAGCCGCCGACTGGAAATACTGTTGGGGCTGTCCATCAGCCGCCAGACAGACTAG
- a CDS encoding putative hydrolase gives MPSYRFLIDEVEKGPSGSHIAAFFDMDRTLIYGFSAQDLMIEQVTSGELSIGEVVNQASHGIQFARGKIDFAEMVNSTAKHLRGQVDSRNYEFGRRVFEKRVASRIYPESRLLIDAHLKKGHVVVIVSAATPYQVEPVANDLGVHSFLCTHLEVKNGICTGKVVEPACYGEGKSIAVRNFIADRNVDLAESYFYSDGDEDLPLLEIVGNPRPLNPNKKLTSVAKSRDWHITRFEGRGRTSAKDVARTGLAYLSAAPAAAAALSAYSINGSARQARNIFQGLWGELSSASIGLELDVKGRENLWSHRPAVFMANHQSAVDAIAVLKLVQSDFTAIAKKEVQSQPVIGQMSEAMGTIFVDRSDNKAAREALQPAVTALKSGTSIIIFPEGTRSPTNKLSKFKKGGFHLAMQAGVPIVPIVLHNTTDAMPKSAFIARPATVHVTVLPPVETADWEIEDLNENIDGVRKMFLKELDQDSVDTSKDVIRLAQSGNKPTAPVEDHGSKPKKSKG, from the coding sequence ATGCCAAGCTATCGTTTTCTGATCGATGAAGTGGAAAAAGGACCCTCCGGTTCTCACATTGCCGCTTTTTTCGACATGGACCGGACGTTGATCTATGGCTTTTCCGCGCAGGATCTGATGATCGAACAGGTGACCAGCGGCGAGCTCTCAATCGGTGAGGTTGTGAATCAGGCCTCTCACGGGATTCAGTTTGCCCGAGGCAAGATCGACTTTGCAGAAATGGTGAACAGCACCGCGAAACATCTGCGTGGCCAGGTTGATAGCCGGAACTATGAATTCGGGCGCCGTGTCTTTGAAAAGCGTGTTGCCTCCCGCATTTATCCAGAATCCAGGCTTCTGATTGATGCCCATCTCAAAAAGGGCCATGTGGTTGTGATCGTGTCCGCCGCGACACCTTATCAGGTGGAGCCGGTCGCCAATGATCTCGGTGTTCACAGCTTTCTCTGCACTCACTTGGAAGTGAAGAACGGCATTTGCACGGGCAAGGTGGTTGAGCCGGCCTGCTATGGCGAAGGGAAATCCATTGCTGTCCGCAACTTCATTGCAGACCGGAATGTTGATCTTGCCGAAAGCTATTTCTACAGCGACGGCGATGAGGATCTCCCGCTCCTGGAAATTGTCGGCAACCCACGTCCGCTCAATCCGAATAAGAAGCTGACCTCGGTCGCCAAGTCTCGCGACTGGCATATCACGCGCTTTGAAGGTCGTGGGCGAACGTCAGCGAAAGATGTGGCGCGGACCGGTCTTGCCTATTTGAGTGCGGCGCCAGCGGCAGCAGCGGCCTTGTCGGCTTACTCAATCAATGGCTCGGCGCGTCAGGCGCGGAACATTTTCCAGGGCCTTTGGGGTGAGCTGTCATCCGCCTCAATCGGTCTTGAGCTCGATGTAAAAGGGCGGGAGAATTTATGGTCTCATCGTCCGGCCGTCTTTATGGCGAACCATCAAAGCGCGGTGGATGCTATTGCCGTCCTGAAACTGGTGCAAAGCGACTTTACGGCGATTGCAAAAAAGGAAGTGCAGTCCCAGCCGGTGATCGGCCAGATGTCAGAAGCCATGGGCACGATTTTCGTGGACCGGTCCGACAATAAGGCGGCCCGTGAGGCGTTGCAGCCAGCGGTGACGGCGCTGAAGAGCGGTACATCGATCATCATTTTCCCTGAAGGCACCCGCAGCCCCACGAACAAATTGTCCAAGTTCAAAAAAGGTGGTTTCCACCTGGCGATGCAGGCCGGTGTGCCCATTGTGCCGATCGTGCTGCACAACACGACAGATGCCATGCCGAAGAGTGCGTTCATCGCACGGCCGGCAACAGTTCATGTCACCGTCCTCCCGCCTGTTGAGACAGCGGACTGGGAGATCGAAGATCTCAACGAGAATATTGATGGCGTGCGCAAAATGTTCCTGAAAGAACTAGATCAGGACAGCGTCGACACATCGAAGGACGTGATCCGCTTGGCTCAGTCTGGCAACAAGCCGACAGCGCCGGTCGAAGATCATGGAAGCAAGCCTAAAAAAAGTAAGGGCTAA
- the nhaA gene encoding Na(+)/H(+) antiporter NhaA, with protein sequence MGDAVLSRIQEFLKLEAAGGIVLMAAAVLALVIANSVFAGYYDAFLATPVAVEFGALKIAKPLLLWVNDGLMAIFFLLVGLEIKREFLQGELSSRDQAALPFFAAVGGMALPALAYVFITWGDPVHTRGWAIPAATDIAFALGILSLIGARAPLSLKVLLTAIAIIDDLGAIIIIALFYTENLSVMSLGLAAVGLFGLAALNFANVRRLAPYIIVGVFLWVCVLKSGVHATLAGVAIAMALPLRGDTKGDEHGEPPLLRLEHSLLPWVAFGIMPLFGFANAGVSFAGMGLDSFAHPVTAGIIAGLVIGKMAGVFGFAWLAVKSGIAKMPMGANWMQIYGIACLCGVGFTMSLFIGTLAFEDPSYAATVRLGVLTGSLISGVTGFVCLRFLSGAPTTVAVAR encoded by the coding sequence GTGGGCGACGCTGTACTTTCCAGAATCCAGGAATTTCTGAAACTAGAAGCCGCAGGTGGCATTGTTTTAATGGCCGCCGCCGTCCTGGCGCTTGTCATCGCAAACTCTGTTTTTGCCGGATATTACGACGCCTTCTTGGCAACGCCGGTCGCTGTAGAGTTTGGTGCGCTCAAGATCGCAAAACCTCTTCTCCTTTGGGTGAATGACGGCCTGATGGCGATCTTTTTCCTGCTGGTCGGCCTCGAGATTAAACGGGAGTTCCTGCAAGGCGAGCTCTCGTCCCGTGATCAGGCGGCTCTGCCCTTCTTCGCAGCTGTTGGGGGCATGGCGCTGCCCGCACTTGCCTATGTTTTCATCACCTGGGGCGACCCAGTTCACACGCGCGGCTGGGCCATTCCTGCAGCAACCGACATCGCTTTTGCACTCGGCATTCTCTCGCTTATTGGTGCCCGCGCGCCGCTCTCCCTCAAAGTGCTTTTGACCGCGATTGCGATCATTGACGATCTGGGTGCCATCATCATCATCGCGCTCTTTTACACAGAAAACCTTTCGGTCATGTCATTGGGGCTCGCCGCCGTCGGCCTGTTCGGCCTTGCCGCCCTCAACTTTGCGAACGTCAGACGCCTAGCACCCTATATCATCGTTGGCGTTTTCCTCTGGGTCTGTGTTCTGAAGTCAGGCGTGCATGCGACCCTTGCCGGTGTTGCCATCGCCATGGCGCTCCCCCTTAGGGGCGACACGAAAGGCGATGAGCATGGAGAGCCGCCCTTGCTGCGGCTGGAGCATTCCCTCCTGCCCTGGGTGGCTTTCGGAATCATGCCTCTCTTCGGGTTTGCCAATGCCGGTGTCTCGTTTGCAGGCATGGGGCTCGACAGTTTCGCGCATCCAGTCACAGCGGGCATCATTGCGGGCCTTGTGATCGGCAAGATGGCAGGCGTCTTTGGCTTTGCCTGGCTGGCCGTTAAGTCGGGCATCGCGAAAATGCCGATGGGGGCGAACTGGATGCAGATCTACGGGATTGCCTGTCTTTGTGGCGTTGGCTTTACCATGAGCCTGTTCATCGGCACGCTTGCCTTTGAAGATCCTTCTTACGCAGCCACGGTGCGCCTTGGCGTCCTGACCGGTTCGCTCATCTCAGGTGTCACTGGGTTTGTCTGCCTGCGCTTCCTCTCTGGGGCGCCGACGACTGTCGCAGTCGCGCGGTAA
- a CDS encoding Na+-dependent bicarbonate transporter superfamily protein — translation MADVLAVAASNLVSPAILAFLLGGLAGFLRSDLEIPEAIAKGLSIYLMLAIGLKGGASLASSDAGMSILPGLIAAVLLSFLIPYIAFFLLRMTTRFSTIDSAAVSAHYGSVSIVTFVTATQFLTSLDITYEAYIIAMVALMETPAIVSGLLLARKKGAEDGTKAPLFQPEMLREILFNGSIMLLLGGFVIGWATGEQGLETVAPFFVDPFQGVLCLFLLDMGLVAAHRLRTASSLSPSAIAFGLYMPIIGAVLGGATGYVVGLSAGGTTLLAVLAASASYIAVPAAIRLALPKADPGIFIPLSLGVTFPFNVLVGIPLYAAAIATLYN, via the coding sequence ATGGCAGATGTACTCGCGGTAGCGGCAAGCAATCTGGTTTCACCAGCGATACTGGCATTCTTACTGGGCGGTCTTGCTGGTTTCCTTCGAAGTGATCTGGAAATACCCGAAGCGATTGCCAAGGGACTATCGATCTATCTCATGCTGGCCATCGGGCTCAAAGGGGGCGCCAGTCTGGCTTCTTCCGACGCCGGCATGTCCATTCTTCCCGGATTGATCGCTGCAGTCCTGCTGAGTTTCCTGATCCCTTACATTGCCTTTTTCCTGCTGCGCATGACGACCCGCTTCTCCACGATCGATTCCGCGGCCGTCTCTGCCCACTACGGGTCCGTGAGTATCGTGACCTTTGTCACAGCCACTCAGTTTCTGACCAGTCTCGACATCACTTATGAGGCCTACATCATCGCCATGGTCGCGCTGATGGAGACACCTGCGATCGTGTCGGGCCTCCTGCTCGCACGCAAAAAGGGCGCAGAGGACGGAACCAAGGCGCCGCTTTTTCAACCCGAGATGCTTCGGGAAATTCTGTTCAACGGCTCGATCATGTTGCTGCTTGGCGGGTTTGTGATTGGCTGGGCCACTGGAGAACAAGGGCTAGAGACAGTCGCTCCCTTCTTTGTCGATCCGTTTCAGGGCGTACTCTGTCTCTTCCTGCTGGATATGGGGCTCGTGGCGGCACACCGTCTTCGTACTGCCTCCTCGCTTAGCCCCTCAGCGATTGCGTTCGGACTCTATATGCCGATCATCGGTGCCGTGCTTGGCGGGGCGACTGGCTATGTGGTTGGCCTCTCAGCAGGTGGCACCACGTTGCTCGCCGTTCTTGCGGCAAGCGCCTCTTACATCGCGGTGCCTGCTGCCATCAGGCTCGCCTTGCCCAAAGCAGACCCGGGCATATTTATCCCCCTCTCGCTTGGGGTTACCTTTCCCTTCAACGTGCTGGTCGGCATCCCGCTTTATGCGGCGGCGATAGCCACCCTTTACAACTAA
- the chrR gene encoding anti-sigma-E factor ChrR has product MTIRHHIADEILVSYASGSLPEAWSLLVATHLALCPSCRKAERDAEELGGALLDDLTPVDLSEDAFDKLMSKLEAAEPEEETIAAKKQATEIPSVLPEPLKSYLGGDLHALNWKRLGKGAYHIPITLRNGEGKARLLKVPAGQPVPAHGHRGEELTLVLTGSFTTHQGEFLRGDVEAADDDVEHMPVAGPGEDCICLAITDAPLRFKSLGARIAQPFIGI; this is encoded by the coding sequence ATGACTATTCGCCACCACATTGCAGACGAAATCCTAGTCTCTTATGCCTCGGGCAGCTTGCCTGAAGCCTGGAGCCTGTTGGTCGCGACCCATCTGGCGCTCTGCCCTTCCTGTCGGAAAGCGGAGAGGGATGCTGAAGAGTTGGGCGGCGCGCTGCTGGATGATCTAACCCCCGTCGACTTGAGTGAAGACGCTTTTGACAAATTGATGAGCAAGCTTGAAGCCGCTGAGCCGGAAGAAGAGACCATTGCCGCGAAGAAGCAGGCAACTGAAATCCCGTCCGTCTTGCCTGAACCGCTTAAGTCCTACCTGGGCGGAGATCTCCATGCGTTGAACTGGAAGCGGCTCGGCAAAGGCGCCTATCACATCCCCATCACTCTTCGGAACGGGGAAGGCAAAGCGCGCCTTCTGAAAGTGCCTGCTGGCCAGCCTGTTCCAGCCCATGGGCACAGGGGGGAAGAACTGACTCTTGTTTTGACAGGGTCCTTCACAACGCATCAGGGTGAATTCCTGCGCGGTGACGTTGAAGCCGCGGACGATGATGTTGAGCACATGCCAGTTGCCGGGCCCGGCGAAGACTGTATCTGCCTCGCCATCACCGACGCCCCCCTCAGGTTTAAGAGCCTGGGCGCTCGGATCGCACAACCATTTATAGGCATCTAG
- the rpoE gene encoding ECF RNA polymerase sigma factor RpoE produces MHENISGSGRERSRLRLVVVNNDARRHLGAPNPEMADALVEEFDINDHAACLQAVGAHQDKRAFQSLFSYFGPRVKAYVMRLGCQPGQAEELTQETMIKVWRKASQFDASKSAPSTWIFRIARNQRIDVFRRENRPELDPNDPSLIPEPEEAADSVIEQKQSEMQLLEAMKHLSEDQKAILKLSFFEDMSHGRIAEHLNIPLGTVKSRLRLALGKLRSTLDDSRLPPTDGRRV; encoded by the coding sequence ATGCACGAAAATATTTCCGGTTCGGGTCGCGAGCGCAGTAGACTGCGCTTGGTGGTCGTCAATAATGACGCCCGCCGGCACCTAGGAGCCCCCAACCCAGAAATGGCCGATGCGCTAGTGGAAGAGTTTGACATTAACGACCATGCGGCATGCCTGCAGGCGGTTGGCGCGCATCAGGACAAAAGAGCATTTCAGTCCCTGTTTTCCTATTTCGGCCCGCGCGTGAAGGCCTATGTCATGCGCCTTGGCTGCCAGCCGGGACAGGCGGAAGAACTCACACAGGAAACCATGATCAAGGTTTGGCGGAAAGCCAGTCAATTTGACGCCTCCAAATCCGCCCCCTCCACCTGGATCTTCCGAATTGCCCGGAATCAACGCATCGACGTTTTTCGGCGCGAAAACCGACCTGAGCTGGACCCCAATGATCCGAGTCTCATACCGGAGCCGGAAGAAGCCGCAGATAGCGTGATCGAGCAGAAGCAGTCTGAGATGCAGCTTCTGGAAGCCATGAAACATCTCTCTGAAGACCAAAAAGCCATTCTGAAACTATCGTTCTTTGAAGACATGTCTCATGGACGCATCGCCGAGCATCTGAATATACCGCTCGGCACCGTGAAATCGAGACTGAGGCTTGCCTTGGGCAAGCTCCGCTCCACTTTAGATGATAGTAGATTACCTCCTACCGACGGACGACGCGTATGA
- a CDS encoding protoporphyrinogen oxidase, which translates to MRLGSVRFCVIFPDLTARFSRIEINTQKKAGHLPYEASLPKTQKKIAIIGSGIAGMSAAWLLNKDHDITVFEAGDHIGGHSNTVDAGNGENPLPVDTGFIVYNEQNYPNLVALFDHLNVPTKPSDMSFAASIDKGRFEYSGTGLNGLLAQRSNLVSPRFWAMMSDIMRFYKTAPTLDGAAASADLSLGDYLRENNYSDAFIRDHILPMGAAIWSTTVTDMLDYPLATFVRFFESHGLLKFKDRPKWRTVDGGSREYVKRLTASYQDKIRREGVVAITRALNGVEVTTATGGQYLFDDVVLATHADDALTLLSNPNQSEQRLLGAFQYTDNDTYLHTDERLMPKRRRVWSSWNYIDDGAADAGKQLTLSYWMNRLQSIDESHPLFVTLNPHIAPREETIIRKFSYQHPLFDRAAIEAQKELWQLQGRDRVWYCGSYFGYGFHEDALEAGLAVAEQLSGARRPWNVAANSSRVNTEVVLPLAAD; encoded by the coding sequence ATGAGGCTTGGATCAGTCCGTTTTTGCGTCATTTTTCCTGATCTAACCGCGCGTTTCAGCCGTATTGAGATAAACACACAGAAAAAGGCTGGTCATTTGCCCTACGAAGCGTCCCTCCCCAAAACACAAAAAAAGATCGCGATTATCGGGTCTGGAATTGCGGGCATGTCCGCTGCCTGGTTGCTGAACAAGGACCATGACATCACGGTTTTTGAGGCTGGCGACCATATTGGCGGACACTCAAATACAGTTGATGCAGGCAATGGTGAAAATCCACTTCCTGTGGATACCGGTTTCATCGTTTACAATGAGCAGAACTATCCAAACCTCGTTGCGCTGTTTGACCACCTGAATGTACCGACCAAGCCGTCGGATATGTCCTTTGCAGCCTCAATCGACAAAGGTCGCTTTGAATATAGCGGGACCGGCTTGAACGGCCTGCTCGCCCAGCGGAGCAATCTTGTGAGTCCTCGGTTTTGGGCCATGATGTCCGACATTATGCGCTTCTATAAGACAGCGCCGACACTCGATGGAGCGGCGGCCTCAGCGGATCTTTCGCTGGGTGACTATTTGCGCGAGAACAACTATTCCGACGCCTTCATTCGCGATCACATTCTGCCCATGGGGGCAGCGATCTGGTCAACGACCGTTACTGATATGCTGGACTATCCCCTGGCGACATTCGTGCGGTTTTTCGAGAGCCATGGACTCTTGAAATTCAAGGACCGCCCGAAATGGCGCACGGTTGATGGGGGCAGCCGAGAATATGTGAAACGACTGACAGCCTCCTATCAAGACAAGATCAGGCGGGAGGGCGTTGTTGCCATCACGCGGGCGCTCAATGGCGTTGAGGTCACGACGGCAACAGGCGGACAATATCTGTTTGATGATGTCGTCTTGGCCACTCATGCGGACGATGCATTGACGCTCCTGTCGAACCCTAACCAGAGTGAGCAGCGCTTGCTTGGTGCGTTTCAATACACAGACAATGATACTTACCTGCACACTGACGAACGCCTCATGCCAAAGCGCCGCCGCGTTTGGTCAAGCTGGAATTATATTGATGACGGTGCGGCTGATGCGGGGAAGCAACTCACCCTTTCCTATTGGATGAACCGGTTGCAGAGCATTGACGAAAGCCACCCGCTCTTTGTCACACTGAACCCTCACATTGCGCCACGCGAAGAGACCATCATTCGGAAATTTTCCTATCAGCACCCGCTCTTTGATCGCGCGGCGATTGAGGCGCAAAAAGAACTTTGGCAGCTGCAGGGACGAGACCGGGTGTGGTATTGTGGATCTTACTTTGGCTACGGATTCCATGAAGATGCGCTGGAGGCAGGTCTTGCAGTTGCAGAGCAGCTTTCCGGTGCACGCAGACCCTGGAACGTCGCAGCAAACAGCTCGCGTGTTAACACAGAGGTAGTTCTGCCCTTGGCGGCCGACTGA
- a CDS encoding hypothetical protein (protein of unknown function (DUF1365)), with protein MISSLYKGFVDHARRRPARHTLRYRVFSLLLDLDELDEINRTSRVFGVNCRSLLSFWEKDHGAGERTGLKDWVAAHVTKAGFSATGMRVRVLCYPRIIGYVFNPLTVYYCYDPNGVLMVTLHEVHNTFNEKHTYVLPAPVDLRGRVRQETEKRMYVSPFTEMEGHYQFELCPPGETVRVFIGLSDAEGPLLSASFEGDREPWSDKALLLTFLQYPLMTLKVTVGIHYEALKLWWKKVPIVRHKPAPEPITATHAPIKIRSEAAD; from the coding sequence ATGATTTCAAGCCTCTACAAAGGATTTGTTGATCACGCCAGGCGCCGACCAGCGCGCCATACTCTGCGTTATCGTGTGTTCTCGCTTCTGCTCGACTTGGATGAGCTTGATGAGATCAACCGCACCAGCCGTGTGTTTGGCGTCAATTGCCGCTCCCTATTGTCCTTTTGGGAAAAGGACCATGGGGCTGGAGAGCGTACCGGTCTGAAAGACTGGGTGGCGGCGCATGTCACCAAGGCGGGGTTCAGCGCGACCGGCATGCGTGTGCGCGTGCTCTGTTACCCACGTATCATCGGCTACGTCTTCAACCCTTTGACGGTCTACTATTGCTATGATCCCAATGGCGTGTTGATGGTGACACTGCACGAAGTGCACAACACATTTAATGAGAAGCACACTTATGTGCTGCCGGCACCCGTTGACCTGCGCGGGCGCGTCCGTCAAGAGACCGAGAAACGCATGTATGTCTCTCCCTTTACCGAGATGGAAGGGCACTATCAGTTTGAACTTTGTCCGCCGGGCGAGACTGTCCGGGTGTTTATCGGCTTGAGTGATGCGGAGGGCCCGCTACTGTCAGCCTCATTCGAAGGTGATCGCGAACCTTGGAGCGACAAGGCTTTGCTGCTCACCTTCCTGCAATACCCACTGATGACGCTCAAGGTCACCGTGGGCATTCACTATGAAGCATTGAAGCTGTGGTGGAAGAAAGTGCCTATTGTTCGCCATAAGCCTGCGCCGGAACCCATCACTGCGACACACGCCCCAATCAAGATCAGATCAGAAGCAGCGGACTGA
- a CDS encoding SnoaL-like domain protein, protein MTTPLDKYARFMGSLSRESLETLPDFVMPDVHFRDPFNEVVGADKMAEIFVHMFDTVGDVRFEILHSALASAPDGDTGMLYWRLHSTLRKKPWSFEGMSRVQFNANGQVVSHFDHWDAAREFYEHFPVIGWALSSIRNKIALAA, encoded by the coding sequence ATGACCACCCCCCTCGACAAATATGCCCGCTTTATGGGGTCGCTCAGCAGGGAAAGCCTTGAGACTCTTCCCGACTTTGTGATGCCCGACGTACATTTCCGCGACCCGTTTAATGAAGTGGTCGGCGCCGACAAGATGGCTGAGATCTTCGTGCACATGTTCGATACCGTGGGCGATGTCCGTTTCGAGATCCTTCATAGTGCGCTTGCGAGCGCGCCAGACGGCGACACCGGAATGCTTTACTGGCGCTTGCACTCAACCTTGCGCAAGAAGCCCTGGTCATTTGAAGGCATGAGCCGGGTGCAGTTCAATGCCAATGGCCAGGTTGTCTCACATTTTGATCACTGGGACGCAGCACGGGAGTTTTACGAACATTTCCCGGTCATCGGCTGGGCTTTGTCTTCGATCCGCAACAAGATCGCCCTTGCTGCCTGA